In Tubulanus polymorphus chromosome 8, tnTubPoly1.2, whole genome shotgun sequence, one genomic interval encodes:
- the LOC141909754 gene encoding uncharacterized protein LOC141909754 isoform X1: MASMKSLFVVAVFLYVGNSLADANTDSTCSRSYRLQTGRSGYITSPGYPDNYSELLWCRWKIVPPVNTKVEILFETFSLEPPNIGGNCVDYIAIGGIGYCGSTAPSTQYYTGDVLIEFISDNSVNYMYKGFKLIWRILKVDSTCSKKPRVQDDTSGYITSPKYPDKYSEHLDCKWRIETPKNKLVEISFDKNFHIKESTDVNYKGVCWDKLTIGSEIGSNQYCGWTAPGKRLYTGNITIQFTSDSNRNYVGFKLYWRFVRGSVWQVIVFTGRSTGIIIQTVRIGFGETGSDITYFHLGTEFEAGSNKTHELLLPVNITNPHPPRKLMLKSARNTNWRVIQVALVGVIDGDNVVYMYNCSKSHTKTQTCNYHSEIHKPVKWQIAVFSGIKWNSSRLYYTSGRVDIQIIGDRNESQFTYLGSQFGKIRERKDVIIFTRNIGKPKTVKIKRESGNREKWWLLKQFTMFSSKIFPNQQFVANTTKTMSNSTTSTHIGSNQVAVIELKTVEFGPSAVTQVTETTSTSRPSTVTQVTITTSTSNSKNAGPADTVAGFWATVGSAIGFSIVIAIVIVVTVVLYVHRRNMYNRNNTGVVSEPDVVYECSVGASARIDRRTVPPSTPAAPSAAGVGFIEEVENVEDDDFTAGSVDIEDIGEDGTIYARLDNMSRPDPARLQPSTSRGRTAPRVILGAEEDVGLYGELDFSRPAIPLTELNNR, from the exons ATGGCGTCGATGAAGAGTTTGTTTGTAGTCGCTGTATTTTTATACGTCGGGAATTCTCTAG CAGACGCGAATACAGATTCAACTTGCAGTCGGTCATACAGATTACAGACCGGTAGATCAGGTTACATCACTAGTCCTGGATATCCGGACAATTATAGTGAGTTACTGTGGTGTAGATGGAAGATTGTTCCACCTGTAAACACG aaagttgaaatattgtttgaaACATTCAGCCTGGAGCCCCCAAATATCGGAGGGAATTGCGTTGACTATATAGCGA TAGGTGGAATTGGATATTGTGGCAGTACAGCGCCCTCTACACAATACTATACCGGTGATGTGTTAATAGAGTTTATATCAGACAACAGTGtaaactacatgtataaagGGTTTAAACTGATTTGGAGGATATTAAAAG ttgattcGACTTGTAGTAAGAAACCTAGAGTACAGGATGATACATCAGGTTACATCACCAGTCCTAAATATCCGGACAAATATAGTGAACACCTTGATTGTAAATGGAGGATTGAGACTCCAAAAAACAag ctggttgaaatatcatttgacAAGAATTTTCATATAAAGGAAAGTACAGATGTCAATTATAAAGGTGTTTGCTGGGACAAGTTGACGATAGGAAGTGAAATCG gGAGTAATCAATATTGTGGCTGGACAGCTCCTGGTAAACGATTATACACTGGAAATATAACAATACAGTTTACATCAGACAGTAATAGAAACTATGTCGGGTTCAAACTGTACTGGCGGTTTGTACGAG GTTCAGTTTGGCAGGTGATAGTGTTTACAGGGCGTAGTACAGGTATTATAATACAAACAGTCAGGATAGGTTTCGGTGAGACAGGTAGTGACATCACGTACTTCCACCTGGGAACCGAGTTCGAGGCCGGATCAAACAAGACTCACGAACTGTTGTTACCAGTGAACATCACAAATCCACATCCACCGAGAAAACTCATGTTGAAATCTGCACGGAATACAAACTGGCGCGTCATCCAG gtggcgctagtaGGTGTGATAGATGGTGACAATGttgtgtacatgtataactGCAGTAAGAGCCACACAAAGACACAGACTTGTAATTATCATTCAGAAATTCATAAACCAG TTAAATGGcagatcgctgtttttagtGGAATCAAGTGGAATAGTTCCAGGTTATACTATACCAGTGGAAGAGTTGATATTCAGATTATCGGTGACCgaaatgaatcacagtttACATATCTAGGTTCACAATTCGGGAAGATAAGAGAACGAAAAGATGTGATCAtcttcacaagaaatattggaAAACctaaaactgtaaaaataaaacGCGAATCCGGAAATAGAGAAAAATGGTGGTTGCTAAAACAA TTCACAATGTTCTCCAGTAAGATTTTCCCGAATCAACAATTTGTCGCTAACACAACAAAAACGATGTCAAACTCAACCACCAGCACACACATTGGATCGAATCAAGTGGCTGTTATTGAGTTAAAAACTGTAGAATTTG gaCCATCAGCAGTGACACAAGTTACAGAAACCACCTCAACGTCAA gaCCATCAACAGTGACACAAGTCACAATAACCACCTCAACATCAA ATTCTAAAAATGCTGGTCCTGCGGACACGGTGGCTGGTTTCTGGGCAACAGTTGGCAGTGCAATCGGTTTCTCAATTGTGATTGCAATCGTTATCGTAGTAACGGTCGTGTTGTATGTACACCGCAGAAACATGTATAACAGAAATAATACTG gtGTGGTTTCTGAACCGGATGTCGTTTATGAATGTTCTGTTGGCGCTAGTG CTCGGATCGACAGACGAACTGTTCCTCCATCTACTCCAGCTGCTCCATCTGCTGCTGGTGTCGGGTTCATTGAAGAAG ttgAGAATGTTGAAGACGATGATTTCACGGCTGGAAGTGTTGATATTGAG gATATCGGTGAAGATGGGACGATCTATGCACGACTAGACAACATGTCCCGACCGGACCCCGCGAGGCTTCAACCGAGCACCTCTAGGGGGCGTACTGCTCCACGAGTGATCCTAGGCGCCGAGGAAGATGTCGGATTGTACGGTGAATTAGACTTCAGTCGACCTGCGATACCTTTAACAGAACTAAACAACCGCTGA
- the LOC141909754 gene encoding uncharacterized protein LOC141909754 isoform X2, with amino-acid sequence MASMKSLFVVAVFLYVGNSLDANTDSTCSRSYRLQTGRSGYITSPGYPDNYSELLWCRWKIVPPVNTKVEILFETFSLEPPNIGGNCVDYIAIGGIGYCGSTAPSTQYYTGDVLIEFISDNSVNYMYKGFKLIWRILKVDSTCSKKPRVQDDTSGYITSPKYPDKYSEHLDCKWRIETPKNKLVEISFDKNFHIKESTDVNYKGVCWDKLTIGSEIGSNQYCGWTAPGKRLYTGNITIQFTSDSNRNYVGFKLYWRFVRGSVWQVIVFTGRSTGIIIQTVRIGFGETGSDITYFHLGTEFEAGSNKTHELLLPVNITNPHPPRKLMLKSARNTNWRVIQVALVGVIDGDNVVYMYNCSKSHTKTQTCNYHSEIHKPVKWQIAVFSGIKWNSSRLYYTSGRVDIQIIGDRNESQFTYLGSQFGKIRERKDVIIFTRNIGKPKTVKIKRESGNREKWWLLKQFTMFSSKIFPNQQFVANTTKTMSNSTTSTHIGSNQVAVIELKTVEFGPSAVTQVTETTSTSRPSTVTQVTITTSTSNSKNAGPADTVAGFWATVGSAIGFSIVIAIVIVVTVVLYVHRRNMYNRNNTGVVSEPDVVYECSVGASARIDRRTVPPSTPAAPSAAGVGFIEEVENVEDDDFTAGSVDIEDIGEDGTIYARLDNMSRPDPARLQPSTSRGRTAPRVILGAEEDVGLYGELDFSRPAIPLTELNNR; translated from the exons ATGGCGTCGATGAAGAGTTTGTTTGTAGTCGCTGTATTTTTATACGTCGGGAATTCTCTAG ACGCGAATACAGATTCAACTTGCAGTCGGTCATACAGATTACAGACCGGTAGATCAGGTTACATCACTAGTCCTGGATATCCGGACAATTATAGTGAGTTACTGTGGTGTAGATGGAAGATTGTTCCACCTGTAAACACG aaagttgaaatattgtttgaaACATTCAGCCTGGAGCCCCCAAATATCGGAGGGAATTGCGTTGACTATATAGCGA TAGGTGGAATTGGATATTGTGGCAGTACAGCGCCCTCTACACAATACTATACCGGTGATGTGTTAATAGAGTTTATATCAGACAACAGTGtaaactacatgtataaagGGTTTAAACTGATTTGGAGGATATTAAAAG ttgattcGACTTGTAGTAAGAAACCTAGAGTACAGGATGATACATCAGGTTACATCACCAGTCCTAAATATCCGGACAAATATAGTGAACACCTTGATTGTAAATGGAGGATTGAGACTCCAAAAAACAag ctggttgaaatatcatttgacAAGAATTTTCATATAAAGGAAAGTACAGATGTCAATTATAAAGGTGTTTGCTGGGACAAGTTGACGATAGGAAGTGAAATCG gGAGTAATCAATATTGTGGCTGGACAGCTCCTGGTAAACGATTATACACTGGAAATATAACAATACAGTTTACATCAGACAGTAATAGAAACTATGTCGGGTTCAAACTGTACTGGCGGTTTGTACGAG GTTCAGTTTGGCAGGTGATAGTGTTTACAGGGCGTAGTACAGGTATTATAATACAAACAGTCAGGATAGGTTTCGGTGAGACAGGTAGTGACATCACGTACTTCCACCTGGGAACCGAGTTCGAGGCCGGATCAAACAAGACTCACGAACTGTTGTTACCAGTGAACATCACAAATCCACATCCACCGAGAAAACTCATGTTGAAATCTGCACGGAATACAAACTGGCGCGTCATCCAG gtggcgctagtaGGTGTGATAGATGGTGACAATGttgtgtacatgtataactGCAGTAAGAGCCACACAAAGACACAGACTTGTAATTATCATTCAGAAATTCATAAACCAG TTAAATGGcagatcgctgtttttagtGGAATCAAGTGGAATAGTTCCAGGTTATACTATACCAGTGGAAGAGTTGATATTCAGATTATCGGTGACCgaaatgaatcacagtttACATATCTAGGTTCACAATTCGGGAAGATAAGAGAACGAAAAGATGTGATCAtcttcacaagaaatattggaAAACctaaaactgtaaaaataaaacGCGAATCCGGAAATAGAGAAAAATGGTGGTTGCTAAAACAA TTCACAATGTTCTCCAGTAAGATTTTCCCGAATCAACAATTTGTCGCTAACACAACAAAAACGATGTCAAACTCAACCACCAGCACACACATTGGATCGAATCAAGTGGCTGTTATTGAGTTAAAAACTGTAGAATTTG gaCCATCAGCAGTGACACAAGTTACAGAAACCACCTCAACGTCAA gaCCATCAACAGTGACACAAGTCACAATAACCACCTCAACATCAA ATTCTAAAAATGCTGGTCCTGCGGACACGGTGGCTGGTTTCTGGGCAACAGTTGGCAGTGCAATCGGTTTCTCAATTGTGATTGCAATCGTTATCGTAGTAACGGTCGTGTTGTATGTACACCGCAGAAACATGTATAACAGAAATAATACTG gtGTGGTTTCTGAACCGGATGTCGTTTATGAATGTTCTGTTGGCGCTAGTG CTCGGATCGACAGACGAACTGTTCCTCCATCTACTCCAGCTGCTCCATCTGCTGCTGGTGTCGGGTTCATTGAAGAAG ttgAGAATGTTGAAGACGATGATTTCACGGCTGGAAGTGTTGATATTGAG gATATCGGTGAAGATGGGACGATCTATGCACGACTAGACAACATGTCCCGACCGGACCCCGCGAGGCTTCAACCGAGCACCTCTAGGGGGCGTACTGCTCCACGAGTGATCCTAGGCGCCGAGGAAGATGTCGGATTGTACGGTGAATTAGACTTCAGTCGACCTGCGATACCTTTAACAGAACTAAACAACCGCTGA